TGATGGGGTCGTAGGTTCGAGCCCTACACGGGGCACCATATTTTGTTTTTTAGGCCCCTTCGTCTAGCGGTTAGGACACCAGCCTCTCACGTTGGTAACACGAGTTCGAGTCTCGTAGGGGTCACCACTTAATATCCTATATTTCTTTTTTATTTATTCAAGTGTCAATCAAATAAAAAGCATAATAAAATAAGCTTTTGGTTGCTATGACAAAGATGAAAAATAAATACATAAAAAATTCAAAAATTTCACAAACCAAATTTAGAGAAATTTTGAACTATTTTTGCAAAGATTTAGAGATAAATAAAATCTCTAAATTTAGCTAAATTTCAAGGCAAAGCTTATTTAAAATTTTCAAATAAATTTATATTTTAATAGCAAATGAGTGTGAAAAAATAAGCAAATTTAGCGCAGAAATAGATGAGAGCTATTTTAAAGCTGTAGCAAAAGATTTCGTGGTGCAAGTGGTAAAACGCCCGTGTTTGGAAGTTTATGTATAAATTGTTAAACTTGTTCTGCGCGTGAGATATTGCTGGGAATGCTCTGAGCTTTCGCTCTACAATTTACTTTGATACTTAAAAGGCGCTTGTGGATTATGATGCAAAATCCCATTATATGCTAATACCGCAAGAATGAGTTTGCAAAAATCACATAAATAAAATTTAGAGTTTTTGGGAAAGCATAGATTAACTAAAGATTAAAAAGAAATTTTCTATCTTTATCTCAAAGAAAGTGAATTTAGATATAATACAAAAAATAGTAAATAAAAAATCAAATTTGATTTATTTGAGACATTGTTTATTTAAATCTTCTAAAATCTTTGCAGATTTTGGCGCAAAATCGCTTTTGTAGTTTTTTGATTACTCATTTTTTCTATATAATGCGATTATCTTCTCTTAATGCCTCTAAATAATCCTTTCTTTTGTATTTTGGAATGTTATCCGCTGTAATGCTTTTTAGCTCAACAATTTCTTTTTTAAGATTTTTTATATTATTTTTATTGAGTTGAGTAAATTTTTCTAAGTCATTATAAAAATTGTTTAATCTCTTTACAAAACCACCAAAATTTACATAACTTTCCAATTTAAAAAAAGGTTTTTTCATCTCTTTTATAAATAAACTTTTATATCCATTAAATTTCATTACGAATTTTTTTATATTTCACTTAAATAAAATTTATATTTTGATATCTTTAGAATAACACTTTTTTATGATGATATACTCACACGCATAAATGCTGAGATTTCTAATATCAACAAATCTAGCCTACTTTTCAATTCTCCACTAAGAGCCACAACTCCATTATACACTATCTATCTTTGAATTACAATTAGGACAATCAAACACCCTGTTTTAAGACCTAAATCCACAACTGCAAATCTTAGAGCTAAGTTTGGTATTTTATCAAAGCTTGTATAAACTGAAGTTAAAAATATAAAATTTCACGAAATATTTGTAAAGCTTTTATTTTTTACATAGCATTGCTACAAACTTCTTTAAAGCAAATTAGGCTATCTTGGCTATCTTTATTACTAAATTTGCTTTATGATTATTTTATATTATAAAGTAATTTTTTAAAATTTTATTAAGATATTGATAAGTTTTGGCTATTTTTTTAGTCTCTTTTTATTTAAATTTATATAAACTATAAAGCCAAAAGCAAACATACAAATCGATAGAATTTGCCCCATACTCATACCAAAAGCTACAAATCCTATACCAAAATCTGGCTCTCTAAAAAACTCACATAAAAATCTAGCTAAAGTATAGAGCATAGCATACATAGCTATCAGTTCGCCATCAAATTTCTTATATTTTCTATAGATGAATAGTATAACAAAAAGCACCAATCCTTCCAAAACAGCTTCATAAAGCTGACTAGGATGACGAAGAGTGCCTGCTACCATAATAGCCCAAGGCTCATTAGTAACCCTACCAAACAACTCTTGATTTAAAAAGTTTCCGATACGTCCAAAAAAGTAGCCAAGAGGAACAGATAGCGCCACAAGGTCTAAAAGCATCCATAAATTTTGCTTATATCTTTTACAAAACATTAAAGTAGCAAGTATAAATCCTACAACAGCTCCGTGATAACTCATACCACGAATCCCGACAAACTCACCATTTACAAAAGGGTTAAAAATTTGCCAAGGATGAAGAAGATAATAGCTAGTATTTGGATCATATATAAGTATATAGCCAAGTCTTGCACCCAAGATCACGCCGATCTCCACCCAAAAAAAGTAATTATCAAGAAGTGAGTTTGAGATACCAAGACTATCTTTTTTAGCAAAATACTTCGCCATTAAAAGAGCGACAACAAGAGCCAAAACATACATTATACCATACCAATGCACACTAAGACCAAAAAGCTTAAAAGCTACTGGATCTATTTTGCTATAGATTAGATTCCAAGAATTTAAATCACTCAAGTGCAACCTTTAGTCCAAGAGATTTTTTTATGATTTTGCAGTAGTCTATCAAAAACTCCCCAAGAGCTCTGTAGTAGTCGGTTTTAGCATTGTATCTTATAAATTTACCAAAAAGCATAAGACTAGGAAGTAGATACTCGCTCAAGTAAAGTCCTAAAAGAGCGTGTGTTTTATCATTTACGTCACTTTTAAATATCACACAGAGCAGAGCTAGCATATTTGAGATATGTGAAGCTTTTAGGTCGCTAAAAGGCTTGTTAAAGTTTATAGATCTATAAAAGCTTTCGATCTTTTCTTCATTAATGTGCTTAAAAAATTTAAGATCGCAAGCGCCTTTAAAGCCGTCAAGGTCATTTGCTATGCTAATACTATCGCAAGTTTGCAGGGCGTTAGCTAAAAACGTATGACCTTTTTTATTTTCTTCATTTTCAGTTTTTATAAGCCAGTTGATATTTAATTTTTTTAAATTTTCATCACTGATCGCAACTCTAAAATTGTTTGCAAAAATAAGAGCCATTATAGAATACGCTTGTGCAACTTTCATAAACAACCTTTTTTAAATTTTAAAACTAAAATTATACACAATACAGCTTAAATTGCATACTCAAACCATCTTTAGCTTCAATGCTCAAAAACATTTTTAACAAATTTTAGTCTTAAAGAGTTTAAAACGACGCTAAATGAGCTTATACTCATCGCTAAAGCCGCATACATCGGATTTAAAAGAAGTCCAAAAACAGGATATAAAACTCCAGCAGCAACCGGTATGCAGACAATGTTATATACAAACGCCCAAACTAAATTTTGTTTGATAGTTTTCATATTGCGTTTTGCCAAATAAATACTATAAGCAACACTTAAAAGATCATTTTTGATAAGAACTATGTCGCCTACGTCTTTTGCTATATCGCTACCACTACTCATTGCTATGCCTATATCGGCTGATTTTAAAGCAAGAGCGTCATTTATACCATCACCTATAAAGATGACAATGCCTTCTTTTTTTAAATTCTCTATAACTTCAAATTTTTTGCTCGGTAAAACGCCTGCTATAACCTCATCAATACCCAGCTCTTTTGCGACTATCTTCGCGATCTTTTCATTGTCTCCTGTAAGCATGATAGGCGTTACACCAAAACTCTTAACCGCACTGATTGCTTGTAAAGCATCATCTTTTAAAGTATCACTTATAGCGATAAAACCTCTGTATTTAAAGCCAAGAGCGACAAGCACAACTCCAAGTCCGCTATCTAAAACTTTTTGAATGCTCTCTTTTTGTTCGCTATCTAAAAATACATTAAACGAATTTAATAGCTTTTCATTGCCTATAAGAATCTCTGAATGTTCTGCGCTGATGCCCATTCCAGGGATATTTTCATAAGCGTAAGTAATATTTTTATCTATATACTCTTTGGCAAATTCGCTAATAGCCTTTGATACTAGATGTTCGCTTAAATTTGCGGCGTTTGCGACTATTTTTAGACTTTCATCATCTAAATTCGAGCTTACGACTGAAATTTGACCTTTAGTAAGAGTGCCAGTTTTGTCAAAAACAGCGTATTTTGCATCTCCTAAGATCTCTAAAATTTGCGGATTTTTGATAATGATACCATTTTTTGCACTTTGAGAAATTCCAACTACGATAGCTATAGGCGTAGCAAGACCTAAAGCACAAGGGCAAGAGATAATCAAAACACTAACTGCAGCCAAAATACCATTAAAAGGCTCACCGCATAAACTCCACAAGGCAAAAGTTCCAAGAGCTATGAACACTACTAAAGGCACGAAAATATTTGCTACTTTATCGGCTAACCTTGCTATAGGCATTTTTTTACTGCTTGCTTCTAAAAGAAGATCTAAAATAACAGAGATTAGCGAATCCCCGCTAAGCTTCGTAACTTTGATATTTATGTAGCCATTTGTATTTAAGGTGCCGGCATTTACGGTATCACCTACGCTTTTAAACACCGGCATACTTTCACCACTTAGCATAGACGCATCTATCTCAGCTCCACCATTTACAATAACTCCATCACAAGGCAGTGTGTAGCCACTTTTTACAACTACGATATCGCCTAATTTTAAATCATTAACTAAAATAGGAGCAGTAGTGCCGTCTTTTTGAAGTACCAAAGCAGATTTTGGGCTTAGATCCATAAGTGCTTTTATATAGTTTCTTGCACTTTTTTTTGATCTTTCTTCTAAAAATTTACCTAAAAGTACGAACGTGATTATCATAGAACAGCTACTAAAATACAGATATTTCATCGCTTCAGGCATTAAATTTGAAAAGCAAAACGCAAAAATAGAGTAGATATAAGCAGCGCTTACACCAAGTGTGATCAAAACATTCATATCATAATTTAAATTTTTTATAGACTTCATAGCATGCTTGAAAAAGTCAAATCCGCAGTAAAATATAACGATACTAGTTAAGATAAAAAGCGCTAATGATTTATATAAAGTCTCGTAAGAATTCATCTCAAAAACCATTATGATGACACTTAAAATAGCAGAGATGATAAGTCTGTTTTTTAAATTTATAGCATTTTTGTTTTGAGCAGCTTCTAGCTCGTCATAGTTATTTACCACGCCAAAACCGAGCTTTTTTATTTTATCTTTTATCTTGTTTATATCTTCATCATTTTGTACTTCAAAAACGCCACAGCAATCAGCAAAACTAACTTTTGAACTAGTCACCCCTTGTATTTTTAAGACATTTTTTTCTATAGCGTTTGCACAATTAACGCAGGTCATTCCTGTTATTTGTATTTTAATAGTCGCCAAGATAGTCTCCTAAAGCTCTCTTATAACGCTAAATCCTAAGCTATTTAATTCGTTTTTAAATTTTTCTACATCTTTATCAAGTAGATCACAGCTAAGCACTCTAGGTTTTACGCTCATATCTACGTCTATATATCCAAAATCATCTTCTAGCGAACTTTTTATGGTATTTGCGCAACGTTCGCAATTTACATTTTCTACTTCAAATTTTTTCATATCAAATCCTTTGTCATATATGTATATTTGTGTCCTAAGATCTCAAGCTCATTACTACCACAAAAACCCAAACTTTCATAATATCTCTTTACTTTTGGTTTTTTAATATCTACTATAAGAGATACTCTGCTAAGACCTAGCTTTTTTGCTCTCTCAAAAACAGCGCTTATAAGCTTTGTAGCGATCTTTTGTCCTCTATAGTCAATACCAACTGCTAAGCTATCTATGTAAAGTTCGTTTTTGATGCATTCTTGTTTGATGT
The sequence above is a segment of the Campylobacter hyointestinalis subsp. lawsonii genome. Coding sequences within it:
- the lgt gene encoding prolipoprotein diacylglyceryl transferase, with the translated sequence MSDLNSWNLIYSKIDPVAFKLFGLSVHWYGIMYVLALVVALLMAKYFAKKDSLGISNSLLDNYFFWVEIGVILGARLGYILIYDPNTSYYLLHPWQIFNPFVNGEFVGIRGMSYHGAVVGFILATLMFCKRYKQNLWMLLDLVALSVPLGYFFGRIGNFLNQELFGRVTNEPWAIMVAGTLRHPSQLYEAVLEGLVLFVILFIYRKYKKFDGELIAMYAMLYTLARFLCEFFREPDFGIGFVAFGMSMGQILSICMFAFGFIVYINLNKKRLKK
- a CDS encoding heavy metal translocating P-type ATPase, coding for MATIKIQITGMTCVNCANAIEKNVLKIQGVTSSKVSFADCCGVFEVQNDEDINKIKDKIKKLGFGVVNNYDELEAAQNKNAINLKNRLIISAILSVIIMVFEMNSYETLYKSLALFILTSIVIFYCGFDFFKHAMKSIKNLNYDMNVLITLGVSAAYIYSIFAFCFSNLMPEAMKYLYFSSCSMIITFVLLGKFLEERSKKSARNYIKALMDLSPKSALVLQKDGTTAPILVNDLKLGDIVVVKSGYTLPCDGVIVNGGAEIDASMLSGESMPVFKSVGDTVNAGTLNTNGYINIKVTKLSGDSLISVILDLLLEASSKKMPIARLADKVANIFVPLVVFIALGTFALWSLCGEPFNGILAAVSVLIISCPCALGLATPIAIVVGISQSAKNGIIIKNPQILEILGDAKYAVFDKTGTLTKGQISVVSSNLDDESLKIVANAANLSEHLVSKAISEFAKEYIDKNITYAYENIPGMGISAEHSEILIGNEKLLNSFNVFLDSEQKESIQKVLDSGLGVVLVALGFKYRGFIAISDTLKDDALQAISAVKSFGVTPIMLTGDNEKIAKIVAKELGIDEVIAGVLPSKKFEVIENLKKEGIVIFIGDGINDALALKSADIGIAMSSGSDIAKDVGDIVLIKNDLLSVAYSIYLAKRNMKTIKQNLVWAFVYNIVCIPVAAGVLYPVFGLLLNPMYAALAMSISSFSVVLNSLRLKFVKNVFEH